From Hylaeus volcanicus isolate JK05 chromosome 2, UHH_iyHylVolc1.0_haploid, whole genome shotgun sequence, the proteins below share one genomic window:
- the LOC128872807 gene encoding GILT-like protein C02D5.2: MGLGNFRWRILLIIVSALLLWQSSKVWLSFAQEKSVIEAQLQDNQPVTLNQKDEGKSQKVHVVVYYEALCPDSRSFFVKQLLPTYQKISHNIRVELIPYGKATTTETEDGYKFMCQHGPPECEANIIHACSINIIKNSSVQLEYITCMIKNNIKPVNIMKTCAEKMNLDYNTILKCSTGDKGKELLAKYGELTNSLSPRVSFIPTVVLDDSSENQARVLKNLLQEVCLHLKVLPEGCTL, translated from the exons ATGGGATTAGGAAATTTTCGATGGAGGATACTATTGATTATTGTATCAGCCTTGCTTCTCTGGCAGTCGTCAAAAGTTTGGCTAAGCTTCGCACAAGAGAAATCTGTCATAGAAG CACAGCTTCAGGACAACCAACCAGTAACATTAAACCAAAAAGATGAGGGGAAGAGTCAAAAAGTTCACGTAGTAGTATACTACGAAGCGTTATGTCCAGATTCACGTAGTTTCTTCGTTAAACAGTTATTGCCAACATATCAAAAGATTTCACATAACATACGAGTGGAATTAATACCTTATGGGAAAGCTACA ACAACGGAAACAGAAGATGGTTACAAATTCATGTGTCAACATGGACCTCCTGAATGCGAAGCAAACATTATTCATGCatgttctataaatattataaaaaattcatctgTGCAATTAGAATATATAACTTgcatgattaaaaataatataaagccAGTGAATATTATGAAAACATGCGCAGAGAAGATGAATCTAGATTATAATACCATTTTAAAGTGTTCCACTGGAGATAAAGGCAAAGAACTCCTAGCTAAATACGGAGAGTTAACAAATTCCTTGTCGCCAAGAGTTTCTTTCATACCAACTGTGGTACTTGATGAT aGTTCAGAGAACCAGGCAAGAGTACTAAAAAATTTACTACAGGAAGTGTGCCTACATCTTAAAGTCTTGCCAGAAGGTTGTACATTGTAA
- the LOC128872808 gene encoding calmodulin has protein sequence MADQLTEEQIAEFKEAFSLFDKDGDGTITTKELGTVMRSLGQNPTEAELQDMINEVDADGNGTIDFPEFLTMMARKMKDTDSEEEIREAFRVFDKDGNGFISAAELRHVMTNLGEKLTDEEVDEMIREADIDGDGQVNYEEFVTMMTSK, from the exons ATG gcTGATCAACTCACAGAAGAACAAATTGCagaatttaaggaagcattcTCGCTATTCGACAAAGATGGAGATGGTACCATTACAACCAAAGAGTTGGGTACAGTTATGCGATCGCTAGGTCAAAATCCTACAGAAGCAGAACTTCAGGATATGATCAATGAAGTGGACGCAgatg GTAATGGCACAATCGATTTTCCGGAGTTCTTAACCATGATGGCTCGCAAAATGAAGGACACTGACAGCGAGGAGGAAATTAGGGAGGCCTTCAGAGTATTTGATAAGGATGGAAATGGTTTCATATCTGCAGCGGAACTTAGACATGTTATGACAAATCTCGGCGAGAAACTTACCGACGAGGAAGTAGATGAAATGATTCGGGAGGCTGACATTGATGGCGATGGTCAAGTTAATTATGAAG AATTCGTCACAATGATGACATCAAAGTGA